One genomic window of Spirochaetae bacterium HGW-Spirochaetae-1 includes the following:
- a CDS encoding chromosome partitioning protein ParA — MRIISISNNKGGVGKTTSTVNIAAALSLLQKKVMIIDIDHQAQATYHLGINPKDLERSIFEVLKGELSYTDILVNRDGIDVLPAKHDLKDLDFLPFPAKEFLLKEALDGIKGYDFILIDCPPSLGILTLNALCFSTEIFIPLQLQFLPFHGMYNLFEGVQMVKKRLNKDLEITGIIGTMYNASKAINREVLEETELRLPGKLFKTIIRENVSLQEAPSWGKTIFEYKPDSKGAKDYMDLTKEIIKQFEP, encoded by the coding sequence ATGAGAATTATTTCCATTTCCAATAACAAGGGCGGAGTGGGCAAAACCACGAGCACTGTAAACATTGCCGCTGCCTTAAGCCTGTTACAAAAAAAAGTTATGATTATCGATATCGATCATCAGGCGCAGGCCACGTATCACCTGGGCATCAATCCCAAGGACCTTGAGCGAAGTATTTTTGAGGTTCTCAAAGGTGAACTTTCCTATACCGATATCCTGGTGAATCGCGACGGCATTGACGTTCTCCCGGCAAAGCATGACCTTAAGGATTTGGATTTTCTTCCTTTCCCCGCTAAGGAATTTCTTCTCAAAGAAGCCCTGGACGGGATCAAAGGTTATGATTTCATTCTCATAGACTGCCCCCCTTCTCTGGGCATTCTGACACTCAATGCTCTCTGTTTCTCAACGGAAATCTTTATTCCACTCCAGCTCCAGTTTCTCCCCTTTCACGGAATGTACAATCTTTTCGAGGGAGTCCAGATGGTAAAAAAAAGATTGAATAAGGACCTGGAGATAACGGGAATTATCGGCACCATGTACAATGCCAGCAAGGCTATCAACAGGGAGGTCCTTGAGGAGACGGAATTGCGTCTTCCCGGAAAGCTCTTTAAAACGATAATACGGGAAAATGTTTCTCTCCAGGAGGCTCCAAGCTGGGGCAAGACCATCTTTGAATATAAGCCTGACAGTAAAGGAGCAAAGGATTACATGGATCTTACAAAGGAAATTATTAAGCAGTTTGAGCCCTGA
- a CDS encoding DNA mismatch repair protein MutT: protein MEQFYPGKIMKFCPRCGSDRFTLEEDMSFLCGQCALHYYINASAAVTAIIENEKDEILFTRRSQEPARGMLDLPGGFVDVLESAEDALKREINEELNLEISELRYIKSFPNRYLFNDLVYFTLDLVYRCSIKDMSGIRAADDVSGFSFIHPGYINIDEIGLESVKNIINYFNELKNANT from the coding sequence ATGGAACAGTTCTACCCCGGGAAAATAATGAAATTCTGTCCGCGTTGCGGATCGGACCGATTTACCCTCGAAGAGGATATGTCCTTCCTCTGCGGACAATGTGCGCTGCATTATTATATCAACGCCAGTGCGGCAGTCACTGCCATTATCGAAAATGAGAAAGATGAAATTCTTTTCACACGTCGTTCCCAAGAGCCGGCCAGGGGCATGCTTGATCTCCCCGGCGGATTTGTCGATGTTCTGGAAAGCGCGGAAGATGCGCTGAAACGGGAGATCAATGAGGAGCTTAATCTTGAAATCTCGGAATTAAGGTATATTAAATCCTTTCCCAACCGGTATCTTTTCAACGACCTTGTCTATTTTACTCTTGACCTGGTATACCGCTGTTCCATAAAAGACATGTCTGGGATCAGGGCTGCCGATGATGTCTCGGGTTTTTCTTTTATCCATCCCGGCTATATTAATATTGATGAAATTGGACTGGAATCCGTTAAGAATATTATCAATTATTTCAATGAACTGAAAAACGCGAATACATAA
- a CDS encoding adenylate/guanylate cyclase domain-containing protein, with protein MEFLKFDRNRTISFIITFVIFLIIMALYTQTTLFDIVERGAIDFRFFLRDPSEKSVKLDDGVRMGRINPRARKDIIILGIDEATIRDFSDRQVQWPFPWDIHALFTDFISTGNPLSIFFDITFLDHKEGEKELAKAIKKAGNVFLDYPFETEEIDVQYNDQKERINILNRMRFPVDPADASPQLVEEMVPPTPDLLKASRGVGFANVFPDPIDQINRQMPLVIKFNGWYYPNVDLILAMDYYGIGKDDVEIKMGQYLKLKNIPLNKMAKPNKNGEIIIPVDELGFMDINFIGGSGSFQHYPYFLFAREGTMEGNTSLTDKIVLIAAYASTGIATDQHKSPYGTTFGIEHHANALNTILNQDFLYKMSPMQNLIIMLVIAILLGFFLPRLSIIMSTIFVFFISIIYLVASYVIFDSSSIINAMLTPIIQTGLSFTLIITYRVLTEQQEKKYIRQTFSKFVSKSVVDELLKSPDKLKLGGEKKILTVLFSDIRGFTSISEKLTPEKLVEHLNHYLQAMTDMVFKYDGTLDKYVGDEIMAFWGAPIEMENHALMACKCALEQMEVLHKMNENWRNEGKPELNIGIGINTGDMVVGNMGSSSRMDYTLMGDNVNLGARLEGTNKVYGTYIIISEFTYEHVKDNVVVRELDLIKVKGKELPVKIYELLDVRE; from the coding sequence ATGGAATTTTTAAAATTTGACCGCAACAGAACCATCAGTTTCATCATAACCTTTGTAATATTCCTTATTATCATGGCACTTTATACGCAGACAACTTTGTTTGATATAGTTGAAAGGGGGGCCATCGACTTTCGCTTCTTTCTGCGTGATCCATCGGAAAAATCCGTTAAACTCGATGACGGCGTCCGCATGGGCAGAATAAATCCCCGCGCCCGAAAGGATATCATCATTCTCGGTATTGATGAAGCCACTATCAGGGATTTCTCGGACCGCCAGGTGCAGTGGCCCTTCCCCTGGGATATACATGCCCTTTTTACAGATTTCATATCAACCGGCAATCCATTGTCAATTTTCTTTGATATAACATTTCTTGACCATAAAGAGGGCGAGAAGGAACTTGCCAAGGCAATAAAAAAGGCCGGCAATGTTTTCCTTGACTATCCTTTTGAAACGGAAGAAATCGATGTACAATATAATGATCAGAAAGAACGCATAAATATCCTCAACCGTATGAGATTCCCCGTTGATCCGGCTGATGCGTCTCCTCAACTCGTTGAAGAAATGGTTCCGCCCACACCCGATCTTCTCAAGGCCTCACGCGGCGTCGGTTTTGCCAATGTTTTCCCCGATCCAATCGACCAAATAAACAGGCAGATGCCCCTGGTGATAAAATTCAACGGCTGGTATTATCCCAATGTTGATCTTATCCTGGCCATGGATTACTATGGCATTGGAAAGGATGATGTTGAGATCAAGATGGGTCAGTATTTAAAGCTGAAAAATATCCCCTTGAACAAAATGGCGAAACCCAACAAAAACGGGGAAATAATCATACCTGTCGATGAACTGGGATTTATGGATATAAACTTCATCGGGGGTTCCGGCAGTTTTCAGCACTATCCCTATTTTCTCTTTGCCCGGGAAGGCACTATGGAAGGAAATACTTCCCTTACGGATAAAATTGTTCTTATTGCCGCCTATGCATCAACAGGCATAGCGACGGATCAGCATAAATCACCGTATGGAACGACTTTCGGAATAGAGCACCATGCCAATGCCCTCAATACGATATTGAATCAGGACTTTCTTTATAAAATGTCGCCCATGCAGAACCTGATAATAATGCTGGTAATTGCCATACTCCTGGGTTTTTTCCTTCCCCGGTTATCAATTATCATGTCTACAATCTTTGTATTTTTTATATCAATTATTTACCTTGTAGCTTCGTATGTTATTTTTGATTCATCAAGTATTATCAATGCCATGCTGACCCCCATAATACAGACCGGTCTCAGTTTTACGTTGATAATTACTTACCGGGTTCTCACTGAGCAACAGGAAAAGAAATATATACGACAGACATTTTCAAAATTCGTATCAAAATCAGTCGTTGATGAATTGCTGAAAAGTCCAGACAAGCTGAAGCTGGGCGGTGAAAAGAAAATTCTTACGGTATTGTTCTCCGATATCCGCGGGTTCACCTCCATTTCCGAAAAGCTGACACCGGAAAAGCTGGTTGAACATCTTAATCATTATCTCCAGGCCATGACCGATATGGTATTCAAATATGACGGCACACTGGATAAATATGTCGGTGATGAAATTATGGCCTTCTGGGGAGCTCCTATTGAGATGGAAAATCATGCACTCATGGCATGTAAATGCGCCCTCGAGCAGATGGAAGTCCTTCACAAAATGAACGAAAACTGGAGGAATGAAGGCAAACCCGAGCTTAACATAGGTATCGGTATCAACACGGGTGATATGGTTGTGGGCAACATGGGGTCTTCGTCACGAATGGATTACACCCTCATGGGTGATAATGTTAACCTCGGGGCACGTCTCGAAGGGACGAACAAGGTATACGGCACCTATATAATTATCAGCGAATTCACTTATGAACATGTAAAAGATAATGTGGTTGTCCGTGAACTGGACCTTATCAAAGTCAAAGGAAAAGAACTCCCGGTAAAAATATACGAATTACTGGATGTCCGGGAATAA
- a CDS encoding RNA polymerase sigma factor RpoE (Member of the extracytoplasmic function sigma factors which are active under specific conditions; binds with the catalytic core of RNA polymerase to produce the holoenzyme and directs bacterial core RNA polymerase to specific promoter elements to initiate transcription; this sigma factor is involved in heat shock and oxidative stress response) codes for MNKEKKKSGTDDEDYALIRKFVQEGDMSAFDSLVLKYQDNVFNLCFRMMGDYDDARDCAQDTFYKAYRSLKGFRFQSGFMTWIYRIAVNTCKNNLSLSHRRMINKSLDVEGMVTEIKSSGDARRNSTRPDKLYERKEMETLIQKAVSSLPDELRSLVILKDMDDRTYEDIAEILDMKSGTVKSRLARARQILREQLRGIIGNEL; via the coding sequence ATGAATAAAGAAAAGAAAAAATCCGGAACCGATGATGAGGACTATGCCCTGATAAGGAAATTCGTTCAGGAGGGTGATATGTCAGCCTTTGATTCCCTGGTTCTAAAGTATCAGGATAATGTATTCAATCTTTGTTTCCGCATGATGGGTGATTATGATGACGCCAGGGATTGCGCCCAGGACACTTTCTATAAAGCATACAGAAGCCTCAAAGGCTTCAGGTTCCAGTCCGGATTCATGACGTGGATTTACCGAATAGCTGTCAATACATGCAAGAACAATCTTTCTCTGTCGCACCGTCGCATGATCAATAAATCCCTGGATGTTGAAGGGATGGTGACAGAAATTAAGTCCTCCGGAGACGCGAGAAGGAATTCGACTCGTCCCGACAAACTGTATGAGAGGAAGGAAATGGAAACCCTTATCCAGAAAGCCGTCAGCAGTCTCCCCGATGAGCTCAGGTCCCTGGTAATTCTGAAGGATATGGATGACAGGACATATGAGGATATTGCCGAAATACTTGATATGAAATCAGGCACGGTCAAATCGAGGCTCGCCAGGGCCCGCCAGATTCTCAGGGAACAATTACGAGGTATTATTGGCAATGAACTGTAA
- a CDS encoding arginine--tRNA ligase — MTVKEKIYAILEEALGQAIKEGVFTDTGYPAIKIEYPKDTKFGDYATPFAMESARVLRRSPMDTGNALKPYLENNTGIIDRVDVVKPGFINIFISHDYLCSNLQEILNEDKNYGKRKKENPQRINIEFVSANPTGPMNVVSARAAALGDTIGNLFEACGDVVEREFYVNDFGNQVNLLGQSVLARVREHLGRDFSFPEDGYHGEYIKDIARHIIDSFSTEFEAISGEEDLITFCSEKAVEYNVGGQKKDLQDFNVNFSRWFHERTLHEEGAVEATFNDLEKNDVIYERENKKFFRSTDYNDDKDRVVIRDDGRPTYLLADIAYHRNKINRNYDRIIDIWGPDHHGYIARLAGAMQALGFPQDRFKILISQQVNLVMEGEAVKMSKRLGRFSTMRELVDEIGVDVARYFFLMRSMDSHLDFDLVLAKKQSSENPVFYLQYAHARICSIFREAEKRGISYKPGIINKELLNNDESSALMKHMMKYPEEVIDAAETIEPHKIPTYLLRLAQAFHRFYTEHRVLSEEAEMTNTYLTLADAVRTVLRNGLNLLGVSAPEQM, encoded by the coding sequence TTGACTGTTAAAGAAAAAATATATGCAATTCTTGAAGAAGCTCTCGGACAGGCAATTAAAGAGGGTGTATTCACCGATACGGGGTATCCGGCAATCAAAATTGAATATCCCAAAGATACAAAATTCGGTGACTATGCCACGCCTTTTGCCATGGAATCGGCGCGGGTCTTGCGCCGTTCCCCCATGGACACGGGTAATGCACTAAAACCATATCTGGAAAATAATACCGGTATCATAGATCGTGTTGATGTCGTTAAACCTGGATTCATAAATATTTTTATCTCCCATGATTATCTTTGCAGCAACCTGCAGGAGATACTTAATGAAGATAAAAACTATGGAAAAAGGAAAAAAGAAAATCCCCAGAGAATAAATATTGAATTTGTTTCAGCAAATCCCACGGGACCCATGAATGTTGTCTCCGCCCGGGCCGCGGCATTGGGGGATACTATAGGTAATCTTTTTGAGGCCTGCGGCGATGTGGTGGAAAGGGAATTTTACGTGAATGATTTCGGCAACCAGGTCAATCTGCTGGGCCAGTCAGTTCTGGCTAGAGTGAGAGAGCACCTCGGCAGAGACTTTTCCTTTCCGGAAGACGGATATCACGGAGAATATATTAAAGATATAGCCCGTCATATTATAGATTCCTTCTCAACTGAGTTTGAAGCCATTTCCGGAGAAGAGGACCTGATAACCTTCTGTTCTGAAAAGGCCGTGGAGTATAATGTAGGAGGACAGAAAAAAGATCTACAGGATTTTAATGTAAATTTCAGCCGCTGGTTTCATGAGCGAACCCTCCATGAGGAAGGCGCAGTTGAGGCGACATTCAATGATCTCGAGAAGAATGATGTCATTTATGAGAGGGAGAACAAGAAATTTTTCCGATCCACCGATTATAATGACGACAAGGACAGGGTCGTGATACGGGATGACGGCCGGCCAACGTATCTTCTGGCTGACATAGCATATCACAGGAATAAAATAAACCGTAATTATGACCGTATCATCGATATCTGGGGTCCCGATCATCACGGCTACATTGCCCGTCTTGCTGGAGCCATGCAGGCATTGGGATTCCCACAGGACAGATTTAAAATTCTCATTTCACAGCAGGTGAACCTTGTCATGGAAGGCGAGGCCGTCAAGATGTCCAAGAGACTGGGAAGATTTTCCACCATGAGAGAACTGGTAGATGAGATTGGCGTGGATGTGGCCCGTTACTTTTTCCTCATGCGTTCCATGGACAGTCATCTTGATTTTGATCTGGTGCTGGCCAAAAAGCAGAGTTCTGAGAACCCGGTTTTTTATCTGCAGTATGCCCATGCCAGGATCTGTTCCATTTTCCGCGAAGCGGAGAAGAGGGGCATATCCTACAAACCCGGTATTATAAACAAGGAATTACTTAATAATGACGAATCGTCAGCGCTGATGAAACACATGATGAAGTATCCTGAAGAGGTTATTGACGCGGCAGAAACCATTGAGCCCCACAAGATACCCACATATCTTCTCCGGCTTGCCCAGGCCTTTCACCGGTTTTACACCGAGCATCGCGTACTTTCCGAAGAGGCAGAGATGACTAATACCTATCTGACTCTTGCCGATGCCGTGAGAACCGTCCTGAGAAACGGGCTGAATCTTCTGGGAGTTTCGGCGCCGGAACAGATGTAA
- the aroQ gene encoding type II 3-dehydroquinate dehydratase yields MKEPYTLIVINGPNLNMLGTREKDIYGTLALDEISSMVESYARENNIKVIFFQSNSEGDIVSFIQSNRHAHGMVINPAAYTHTSVAIRDAIAAVNIPAVEIHLSNIHAREEFRKHSFIAPVCVGQISGFGYNSYILGIRAIIEYLESRK; encoded by the coding sequence ATGAAAGAACCCTATACACTTATAGTGATCAATGGCCCGAATCTGAATATGCTCGGCACGAGAGAAAAAGACATATATGGAACACTCGCGCTCGATGAAATCAGTAGCATGGTTGAAAGCTATGCAAGGGAGAATAACATCAAGGTAATTTTTTTCCAGTCCAATAGCGAGGGCGATATTGTCTCTTTCATTCAGAGCAATCGCCATGCCCATGGCATGGTTATCAATCCTGCCGCCTATACGCACACGTCAGTGGCTATAAGGGACGCCATAGCAGCAGTCAATATTCCGGCAGTTGAAATACACCTCTCAAATATTCATGCCCGCGAGGAATTCAGGAAACATTCTTTTATCGCACCGGTATGTGTAGGGCAGATCAGCGGTTTCGGATATAATTCATATATCCTGGGAATCCGTGCAATCATCGAGTACCTGGAAAGCAGAAAATAG